The genomic interval CGCGGTCCAAAAATATGTTGAGTGTCCTAAAAAGAGACACTCGCGGTCCAAAAATATGCTGAGTGTCCCAAAAAGAGACACTCGCGGTCCAAAAATAGTCTGAGTGTCCGATTATCAGCCACTTATAATGATGCTGCGAATATATTTCACGATACTTCTTCATGGCCAACGTACGTTATCCCTTTATTTACAAAATTTGTTGACATTCACTGTATTAAGTGTATTATATAGTATAGTACAGTTAATACAGTAGAACGGAGAGATGAGATGATTTCAATTGATAATCGAAGTTGTGTTCCGATATATGAGCAGCTAATCAATGGGTTTAAAGTACAAATTATTAATGGTGTTCTGCTTCCGGATGAAAAGTTGCCCTCAGTAAGACAGCTCGCACAGGAGTTAACGATTAATCCAAATACGATTCAAAAAGCATATCGTGAACTGGAATATTTAGGATATACATATTCAGTTCCAGGCAAAGGCAGTTTTGTGAACACTATTCAAAATGAAATGAATAAGGAGCGCATTCAAATGCTAACAGAAACTTTAAACAAGACAGTGAATGAGTTATTATTTTTAGGTTTAACGAAAGAAGAGATCATTCAAGCAATCGAAAGTATGGAGGGGGATCATCATGACGATACAACTGAATAGTGTTAGTAAGTCATTTGGCAATTATAAAGCGGTTGATGATGTTAATTTATCAATTCTTCAAGGCTCTATTCAAGGATTGCTCGGTAGTAATGGTGCCGGAAAAACGACATTATTAAAACTGATTGCAGGGATATATAAATGTGATGACGGTAATATTCTATATAATGATGAACATATATTTGAAAATAAGTCTTACAAGGAAAAGATGATTTTCATATCGGATATTCCATACTTCTTCGGTCATGCTGCACTCGATGAAATGGCTGAATTTTATAAACTGATGTTCCCTAAGTTTAGCGATGAGCGTTATAAGCAGCTTGTTGAAGTACTGAAAATTAATCCAAAAAAGAAAATCACGAAATTCTCAAAAGGTATGCAACGTCAATGTGCTTTCATACTTGGAATTGCATCACGCCCAGAAGTTTTATTGCTGGATGAACCATTCGATGGCCTGGACCCTATAGTCAGACATACGATTAAAAATATACTAATTCAAGATGTGTCAAATCATAATGTCGCGTTATTTGTATCGAGTCATAATTTAAGGGAAATGGAAGATTTCTGCGATTCAGTCACGTTAATGCATGAAGGTCGTGTACTCATGACTCGTGATTTAGATGACTTAAAAGGAAATGTCGCTAAAATTCAGATGGCGTTCAGTATATTACCTGATGAAGCTTT from Macrococcus armenti carries:
- a CDS encoding GntR family transcriptional regulator, whose product is MISIDNRSCVPIYEQLINGFKVQIINGVLLPDEKLPSVRQLAQELTINPNTIQKAYRELEYLGYTYSVPGKGSFVNTIQNEMNKERIQMLTETLNKTVNELLFLGLTKEEIIQAIESMEGDHHDDTTE
- a CDS encoding ABC transporter ATP-binding protein — translated: MTIQLNSVSKSFGNYKAVDDVNLSILQGSIQGLLGSNGAGKTTLLKLIAGIYKCDDGNILYNDEHIFENKSYKEKMIFISDIPYFFGHAALDEMAEFYKLMFPKFSDERYKQLVEVLKINPKKKITKFSKGMQRQCAFILGIASRPEVLLLDEPFDGLDPIVRHTIKNILIQDVSNHNVALFVSSHNLREMEDFCDSVTLMHEGRVLMTRDLDDLKGNVAKIQMAFSILPDEAFYKGMNVIEKSVKGRVVTCIVKDNLDNVEEYITKADPLLYDILPLTLEEIFTYELGGYGYAIENVIVE